The Prochlorococcus sp. MIT 1300 genome has a window encoding:
- a CDS encoding tetratricopeptide repeat-containing glycosyltransferase family protein encodes MLSDLQDQSYENAYQLMEVGASVPIKELEGVIQKAEKAHLATKDNLWLLPWGLALWRQKLFVEALAVLDKGNDQILFNTDFQILRGMVARKLPDGYQIALASYRTGILLDPERSDSYYNFGNMLMDDEPEVAERIFNFSVQYDPQAAQSWHNLGITLNHQSRYEEALNVFRLSLRLDPMVADTWCNLGLAYFGLEDFESAESSFEHAISLDATHGASHINMGNVLISVLKPDQALTFLEKGVELESSSANSLWNLSLCYLLLGQYKQGWDYYESRFATKTFEDLIRPSLGAQPKNLLECPKIGEDEELLVWSEQGLGDAIQFSRYLNLLDALKINYKFMTRPALVKLFSQWFGLGERVIKQPNKTNKEDLRCQIPLLSLPKLFGTELSTIPSSTPYLKQPEGPIDESLLITPHPAGLSVGIVWASNPDNKAMYRNKSMPLELFMPRLIDLLDLELINLHCLQFGEDAKQLDPFRNHPRITDWSKTLKDFSETAHIINQLDLVISVDTAVAHLSGALNRPTWLLLPHNADFRWLKDRLDSPWYPTMRLFRQKEHGDWPGLINDLKTAMDNLFLLDIDGLSNAKLR; translated from the coding sequence ATGCTCTCTGATCTGCAGGATCAATCTTATGAAAATGCCTACCAATTAATGGAGGTAGGAGCCTCTGTACCTATTAAAGAGTTGGAAGGAGTCATTCAGAAGGCTGAAAAGGCTCATTTGGCTACAAAAGATAATCTTTGGTTATTGCCATGGGGTTTGGCTTTGTGGCGGCAAAAGTTATTCGTTGAGGCATTGGCTGTTTTAGATAAAGGTAATGATCAGATTTTATTTAATACTGATTTTCAAATTTTACGTGGCATGGTTGCCCGAAAACTCCCTGATGGTTATCAAATTGCACTAGCTTCTTATAGGACAGGGATCTTATTGGATCCAGAAAGATCAGATTCTTATTATAATTTCGGGAATATGCTCATGGATGATGAGCCAGAGGTTGCGGAGCGTATATTCAATTTTAGCGTTCAATATGATCCTCAAGCAGCGCAATCATGGCACAATTTAGGAATTACACTTAATCATCAGTCTAGGTATGAAGAGGCTTTGAATGTTTTTCGTCTAAGTTTGAGATTAGACCCTATGGTTGCTGATACATGGTGTAATCTTGGCCTGGCATATTTTGGCTTAGAAGATTTTGAAAGTGCAGAGTCTAGTTTTGAACATGCTATATCGCTAGATGCAACCCATGGAGCTAGTCATATTAATATGGGTAATGTTCTGATTAGTGTCCTAAAACCTGATCAGGCGCTAACTTTTTTAGAAAAGGGTGTTGAACTTGAATCCAGCTCAGCCAATTCCTTGTGGAATCTTTCTCTTTGTTATTTACTCTTAGGTCAATATAAACAAGGATGGGACTATTATGAATCTAGATTTGCAACTAAAACTTTTGAGGACCTTATTCGGCCTAGTTTGGGAGCCCAGCCAAAAAACCTTTTAGAATGTCCTAAGATTGGTGAAGATGAGGAGCTTCTTGTTTGGAGTGAACAAGGATTAGGCGATGCAATTCAATTTTCCAGATATTTAAATCTCTTAGATGCTTTGAAGATAAACTATAAATTTATGACAAGACCAGCTTTGGTAAAGCTTTTTAGTCAATGGTTTGGTTTGGGAGAGCGTGTTATTAAGCAACCCAATAAAACTAATAAAGAGGATTTGAGATGTCAGATACCACTTCTGAGTTTGCCAAAACTTTTTGGAACTGAATTGAGTACCATTCCTTCTTCAACTCCTTATTTAAAACAACCCGAAGGCCCTATAGACGAGTCTCTGCTTATCACTCCTCATCCGGCAGGACTGTCAGTTGGGATTGTTTGGGCATCTAATCCAGATAACAAAGCTATGTATCGCAACAAAAGTATGCCCTTGGAACTATTTATGCCTCGCTTAATAGATTTGTTGGATCTAGAATTAATTAATCTTCATTGCTTGCAGTTTGGTGAGGATGCAAAACAGTTAGATCCTTTTCGTAACCATCCTCGAATTACTGATTGGTCTAAAACCCTGAAAGACTTTTCTGAGACAGCTCATATTATTAACCAATTAGATTTAGTCATTTCTGTTGATACAGCAGTGGCTCACTTGTCAGGTGCGTTAAATCGTCCTACATGGTTACTATTGCCGCACAATGCTGATTTTCGTTGGTTGAAAGACAGGCTAGATTCTCCATGGTATCCAACAATGCGTTTATTTCGTCAAAAGGAACATGGTGATTGGCCTGGACTTATCAATGATCTGAAAACTGCAATGGACAATCTTTTCTTGCTTGATATTGATGGTTTGTCGAACGCTAAACTTAGATAA
- a CDS encoding tetratricopeptide repeat protein, which yields MSSKESDLRQKAWLAHHQGLLGNAEELYRQLLTKGSIEAKIDCRDAINLGALLRSQGRLKEARAHYHHYLKIFPQEVSLRLNGINALFELEDHIEAKGWIDQGIQSHPGNIDLRLAQAKNLRCLKHINEARQVLEQLIQNDQNRLGVWLDLGLICHQQQDWSAALSAFERATKLDPEDPRSYANRITVLQEKGDFLTAQNLIRTLPNQIATNNLVQGAKAGLLIKQQKFEEAEALLTSLCINQPDNPINWLNRAACLRSMKIMGRCTWVLKQGLRWNPGHADLEQSLGQSLAEMGKHKQAMELLQRSAGPIEQLTDTYLMNLQFLGAGYHLISSTERQKMSLLWEGRKKKEGVGDLWGDVIHEDPNKRALKVGYLSADFANHPVGRFILPIIESHDRRRVEVWGLNCTVKEDELSTKIKNKCNHWLNIRFGTDLEIARLISDLKLDILVELGGFTGNSRIGICIHRPAPIQLSYLGFYAPTYLQSIDGWIGDQDLFDGLQGIDKQQNLLKVSGGYMAFKPEVEPKLRERVANKYFQFGCFNHSRKLTQETIDLFCKVLEATPEAQLVLKSISFVEEAEQDRIRDLFEDNGLANERLVILPWVEGWLNHVSLYQQVDVALDPLPYGGATTTCEALMMGVPVLTIAGEGMVGRLSASILMNGGFKEWVCQSESELIKKAIKLSKQGPRNLKERQKVREILHQSPLSDAKRLTNELEEIYYSLTKRHVSKEIVI from the coding sequence ATGTCGAGTAAAGAATCCGATCTACGCCAAAAAGCCTGGTTAGCGCACCACCAAGGTCTACTTGGCAATGCAGAAGAGCTTTACCGACAATTACTTACAAAAGGCTCTATAGAAGCCAAAATAGATTGTCGTGACGCGATTAACTTAGGAGCTCTGCTCAGAAGCCAAGGACGCCTAAAAGAAGCCAGAGCACACTACCACCACTATCTCAAAATATTCCCTCAGGAAGTCTCTTTAAGATTAAACGGAATAAATGCTCTTTTCGAACTAGAAGACCACATTGAAGCCAAAGGGTGGATAGACCAAGGCATTCAATCCCATCCTGGCAATATTGACCTGAGACTTGCCCAAGCAAAAAATCTCCGCTGTCTTAAGCACATAAACGAAGCCAGACAAGTCTTAGAACAGCTAATTCAAAACGATCAAAATAGATTGGGAGTTTGGCTAGACTTAGGTCTTATTTGTCATCAACAACAAGATTGGTCCGCAGCATTATCTGCTTTTGAAAGAGCTACAAAACTAGACCCTGAAGATCCAAGAAGCTACGCAAATAGAATCACCGTCTTACAAGAAAAAGGAGACTTCTTAACAGCACAAAATCTTATAAGAACACTGCCCAATCAAATTGCTACTAATAATCTTGTCCAAGGTGCAAAAGCAGGATTACTTATTAAACAACAAAAATTTGAAGAAGCCGAAGCTTTACTAACCAGTTTATGTATTAACCAACCAGATAATCCCATTAATTGGCTCAACCGAGCAGCTTGCCTGAGAAGCATGAAAATCATGGGAAGGTGCACTTGGGTTTTAAAGCAAGGGCTCCGTTGGAATCCTGGTCATGCGGATCTTGAACAATCACTTGGTCAAAGCTTGGCGGAAATGGGCAAGCATAAACAAGCTATGGAACTTCTTCAAAGATCGGCAGGGCCAATTGAACAACTTACAGACACCTATTTAATGAATTTGCAATTCTTAGGTGCTGGATATCACCTCATTAGTTCAACAGAGCGACAAAAGATGTCACTTTTATGGGAAGGGAGAAAGAAAAAAGAGGGGGTAGGAGATCTTTGGGGAGACGTAATTCATGAGGATCCAAACAAGCGTGCTTTAAAAGTTGGATATTTATCAGCAGACTTCGCAAACCATCCTGTCGGACGTTTTATATTACCAATAATAGAGAGTCATGATCGGAGACGTGTAGAAGTATGGGGACTAAATTGCACAGTGAAAGAAGACGAGTTAAGCACAAAAATAAAAAATAAATGTAACCACTGGCTTAATATTAGGTTTGGAACAGACCTTGAGATAGCACGTCTGATCTCTGATCTAAAATTAGATATTTTAGTTGAGCTAGGTGGATTTACTGGTAATAGCAGAATAGGTATTTGTATTCATCGCCCAGCACCAATTCAACTTAGCTATCTAGGTTTTTATGCACCTACATATCTCCAATCAATTGATGGCTGGATAGGAGATCAAGATTTATTTGATGGGTTACAGGGTATTGATAAGCAGCAAAACCTCCTTAAGGTTAGTGGAGGGTACATGGCGTTCAAGCCTGAAGTAGAGCCAAAATTAAGAGAAAGAGTTGCAAATAAATACTTTCAATTTGGGTGCTTTAATCACTCAAGGAAATTAACTCAGGAGACTATAGACTTATTCTGCAAGGTATTAGAAGCAACCCCAGAAGCACAGCTTGTCCTGAAAAGTATCAGTTTCGTAGAAGAAGCTGAGCAAGATAGGATAAGAGATCTTTTTGAAGACAATGGGCTTGCAAATGAAAGATTAGTAATACTGCCCTGGGTGGAAGGGTGGCTAAACCATGTCAGCCTTTATCAGCAAGTTGATGTAGCTCTAGACCCTCTACCATATGGAGGAGCAACCACAACTTGCGAAGCTTTAATGATGGGCGTGCCAGTTCTAACGATTGCAGGAGAAGGCATGGTAGGTAGACTTTCTGCCAGTATTCTTATGAATGGAGGTTTCAAAGAATGGGTATGTCAAAGTGAATCAGAATTGATTAAAAAAGCGATCAAATTATCCAAACAAGGCCCGAGAAATCTTAAAGAAAGACAGAAAGTAAGAGAAATACTTCATCAATCACCGTTATCAGATGCCAAGCGCCTTACAAACGAACTAGAAGAAATTTACTACTCATTGACCAAAAGGCATGTAAGCAAAGAAATAGTCATATAG
- a CDS encoding glycosyltransferase has product MRILISHPNHPAQFRRLAPYLADQGHELIFLYERNEWNAPKNLNYRLIHYSPHRSGGGPYIHPYLRRLESAVLQGQAVFRVCEQLRREGWVPDVVINHVGFGNGLYLSDVFPQSRRIGLFEWYYNADDSDVDFLNKGAVSGDRRMRLRGWNAQTLLELAAVDCAVTPTVWQQQQFPEFLRNRFHVIHEGIDVEAMARLKPLKGLRPFGLPNDKKIEVVTYLSRGFETYRGFPQAMEAMALVQKQRPNVHLVLAGSDEVAYGPGRSDGRTWRQWATEELPLDPERTHWVGILQEPEYHQLLACSQVHLYLTVPFVLSWSLLEAMAAGCSLVASATPPVMEVLENGKNGLLVDFWDSHAQAAAIQRLLDDAFLSETLANQAQNTVSRYTSQNGLRAWETLLVCEDTNETATHP; this is encoded by the coding sequence GTGCGCATTTTGATTAGTCATCCCAATCATCCTGCACAGTTCAGGAGGTTGGCACCTTATCTTGCAGATCAGGGGCATGAGTTGATTTTTTTGTATGAGCGAAATGAGTGGAATGCACCTAAAAACCTTAACTATCGCCTGATTCATTATTCCCCTCATCGTTCAGGAGGTGGGCCATACATTCATCCTTATCTGCGCAGATTGGAAAGTGCAGTTTTGCAAGGGCAAGCAGTTTTTAGGGTTTGCGAGCAATTACGTAGAGAGGGCTGGGTGCCTGATGTGGTAATCAATCATGTTGGTTTTGGTAATGGACTTTATTTGTCAGATGTTTTCCCTCAATCCCGAAGAATTGGTCTATTTGAGTGGTATTACAACGCCGACGATAGTGATGTTGACTTTTTAAATAAAGGAGCAGTCTCTGGTGATAGGCGGATGCGCTTGAGAGGCTGGAATGCACAGACACTATTGGAACTGGCTGCAGTTGATTGTGCTGTTACTCCGACTGTTTGGCAGCAGCAGCAGTTCCCTGAGTTTTTGCGAAATCGTTTTCATGTAATTCATGAAGGCATTGATGTTGAGGCGATGGCTCGACTAAAGCCTCTGAAGGGACTAAGACCATTTGGCTTGCCAAATGACAAAAAAATAGAAGTAGTGACCTACCTCAGTAGAGGGTTCGAGACTTATCGAGGCTTTCCGCAGGCCATGGAGGCTATGGCTTTAGTGCAAAAACAACGTCCCAATGTTCATCTGGTTTTAGCTGGGTCGGATGAAGTTGCATATGGCCCTGGTCGTTCAGATGGAAGGACTTGGCGTCAATGGGCAACAGAAGAATTGCCTCTTGATCCTGAGCGCACTCATTGGGTAGGGATTCTGCAGGAGCCTGAATATCATCAATTGCTTGCCTGTAGCCAGGTCCATTTGTATCTCACTGTTCCTTTTGTGTTGAGTTGGAGTTTGTTAGAAGCAATGGCTGCTGGTTGTTCATTAGTCGCTAGTGCGACACCACCTGTGATGGAGGTTCTTGAGAATGGTAAAAACGGATTGTTAGTAGATTTTTGGGATTCTCATGCTCAGGCAGCTGCTATTCAACGGTTGCTTGATGATGCTTTTCTCAGTGAAACCTTGGCTAATCAGGCACAAAATACTGTTTCAAGGTATACATCTCAGAACGGTTTGAGGGCATGGGAGACCCTCCTAGTGTGTGAGGACACAAACGAAACCGCCACGCATCCTTGA
- a CDS encoding NAD(P)/FAD-dependent oxidoreductase, translated as MKENIGDVIIIGGGMVGLSLANQLLEKKITKSIIIVEKELDIGLHSSGRNSGVLHAGLYYQPGTIKAKVCVEGAKRLRRWVEDRGLPINKCGKVIVPQKEHLDDQLDVLATRGVANGATIEIWDEKQLYSHLPEARTATGRALWSPNTCVVKPILVVQSLESELRKKGVKFIKGQTNWNPIPNEQQVILNDGTKLHYSHLINCSGLQADKVAHKFEVGLNYRLLPFKGLYWEIKEQCSIQPKCNLYPVPDLNVPFLGVHFTPSADLKPKISIGPTATPALGRENYYGLEGIEPWSAIQNLALLSNQYINNRGGFRKYVHEQSFLSIPHFLIKSAQELIPKIEYNHIQISKKVGIRSQLFNQKSHRLEDDFICLSGRNSTHIMNCISPAFTASFALADLILEKIEF; from the coding sequence ATGAAAGAAAATATTGGAGATGTAATTATAATCGGAGGTGGCATGGTAGGGCTATCATTAGCCAATCAATTGCTAGAAAAAAAAATTACTAAGAGCATAATAATAGTTGAAAAAGAGTTAGACATAGGACTACATAGCTCTGGCAGGAATAGCGGCGTCTTGCACGCTGGACTTTACTATCAGCCAGGAACAATTAAAGCCAAGGTATGTGTCGAAGGAGCCAAAAGATTGCGGCGATGGGTCGAAGACAGAGGCCTGCCAATCAACAAATGTGGCAAAGTCATTGTTCCTCAAAAGGAGCATCTTGATGACCAACTAGATGTTCTTGCAACTCGAGGTGTTGCTAATGGAGCCACGATAGAGATATGGGATGAAAAACAACTTTATTCTCACCTCCCTGAAGCAAGAACTGCTACTGGCAGAGCGCTATGGAGTCCAAATACATGTGTCGTCAAACCAATACTTGTAGTTCAATCTCTAGAGTCAGAGTTGCGAAAGAAAGGAGTAAAATTTATAAAAGGTCAAACAAATTGGAACCCAATTCCAAACGAACAACAAGTCATACTCAATGATGGTACAAAATTACACTATTCACACCTTATAAATTGTAGCGGTCTTCAAGCTGACAAGGTGGCTCATAAATTTGAGGTAGGCTTAAATTATCGGTTATTACCATTCAAAGGCCTTTACTGGGAAATCAAAGAGCAATGTTCTATACAGCCCAAATGCAATTTATATCCAGTACCAGATCTCAATGTTCCATTCTTAGGAGTCCATTTCACTCCAAGCGCAGATCTTAAACCAAAAATAAGTATTGGACCAACTGCTACACCAGCATTGGGGCGAGAAAATTATTATGGACTGGAAGGCATAGAGCCTTGGTCGGCGATACAAAACCTTGCGCTTTTATCCAATCAATATATCAACAATAGAGGTGGTTTTCGCAAGTATGTACATGAACAATCATTTCTTTCCATTCCACATTTTCTAATCAAATCTGCTCAAGAATTAATTCCCAAAATAGAGTATAATCACATTCAAATAAGCAAAAAGGTTGGTATACGTTCACAGTTATTTAATCAAAAATCGCATAGGCTAGAAGATGATTTCATTTGCTTATCAGGCAGAAACAGTACACACATTATGAACTGCATTTCTCCTGCCTTCACAGCAAGTTTTGCCCTAGCAGATCTAATCCTTGAAAAAATAGAATTCTAG
- a CDS encoding glycosyltransferase family 4 protein, protein MAKRILIVTNLYPPQELGGYGRCMADFAWGLMRLGYQIVVASSDAAYLGPQGPSPSGEIIERKLILKGTFENGLNFLKDANKINSINQWNNEKLKEIIREQKFDGILLGNLDLIGPEILSVLIKTKLPIVHHIGFISAPYPIHSYPTEKNYKMVCASQAVKSSMIREGFPISNEPVIYPGARVELFGEESLRRNLPPINTFSQGKQAQLGTSTNPLSVCFAGLLMGSKGAHTVVEALIGLKESGVYVNGMIAGASFQSGYREALEGLLRKAGLEDIVIFTGNLNREQLARMLILHRVGIFPSIYPEAFGIVGAEMQASGLLLITSGVGGASELVEDGKTGLIFNPGDSRDLANKLKMLIQDPKLLEKVSQAGKLQVNEFFSVKNSCLQLQSIFSSYSS, encoded by the coding sequence ATGGCTAAAAGGATTCTGATCGTTACCAACCTCTACCCACCACAAGAACTTGGTGGGTACGGGCGATGTATGGCTGACTTTGCGTGGGGCTTGATGCGACTTGGCTATCAAATAGTAGTGGCAAGTTCCGATGCGGCCTACTTGGGCCCACAAGGACCTAGCCCAAGCGGGGAAATAATCGAACGAAAACTCATTCTAAAAGGCACTTTCGAAAACGGGCTTAACTTTTTAAAGGATGCAAATAAAATAAATTCAATAAATCAATGGAACAATGAGAAGCTAAAAGAAATTATTAGAGAACAAAAATTCGACGGGATCCTGCTTGGAAATCTAGATTTAATTGGACCAGAAATTCTTTCAGTATTAATAAAAACCAAACTACCCATTGTGCATCATATAGGCTTTATCTCAGCACCTTACCCAATACATAGTTACCCAACTGAAAAAAACTACAAGATGGTATGTGCAAGTCAAGCAGTAAAGAGTTCAATGATCAGAGAGGGGTTTCCAATTAGTAATGAACCTGTAATCTATCCAGGAGCAAGAGTTGAGTTATTTGGCGAAGAGTCTTTAAGAAGAAATTTGCCACCAATTAACACCTTTTCTCAAGGCAAGCAAGCTCAATTAGGAACATCTACCAACCCGTTAAGCGTCTGCTTTGCAGGTTTACTTATGGGCAGCAAAGGCGCCCACACAGTTGTTGAAGCCCTAATAGGCTTGAAAGAAAGTGGGGTTTACGTCAACGGGATGATTGCAGGAGCTTCTTTCCAGAGTGGCTATCGTGAAGCGCTGGAGGGCTTACTAAGAAAAGCAGGGTTAGAAGATATAGTGATTTTTACGGGAAACCTAAATCGAGAACAACTCGCGAGAATGCTCATACTCCATAGAGTCGGCATCTTCCCCTCCATTTACCCAGAAGCTTTTGGAATAGTAGGGGCTGAGATGCAAGCAAGCGGTCTTCTCCTAATAACATCGGGTGTTGGAGGAGCCTCAGAACTAGTCGAAGATGGCAAGACAGGGTTGATTTTCAACCCAGGCGATTCAAGAGATTTAGCCAATAAACTTAAAATGCTGATTCAAGATCCAAAGTTATTAGAGAAGGTAAGCCAAGCAGGAAAACTTCAAGTTAATGAATTTTTTAGCGTTAAGAATAGTTGTCTTCAGCTACAATCTATCTTCTCCAGCTATTCATCATGA
- a CDS encoding calcium-binding protein: MAYNSITGTDTANTLVLGSSTSDSVTALAGNDTILGAGGDDIVSGGGGKDSLGLTENFSGGSVLGGSGADNFAVTASFNSSTMDGESGNDTLSLTATPSAAVLYGGAGADSLYVATTINEATIKGGSGSVTSTDGNDTIYIGGTATASNIHGNGGKDTIEINGPLITGSDAAGGAGADQITVLGSVSGSTVTGNKGSDTLHITGNVLGTSVYGGGPLDTTDDSADSILITGSASSAFLQGNAGSDTLYVTSSVVDDSSVKGGKDADYITIGGTLSKSDLSGNKGADTLAIGVVNSGTVYGGSVTETTVDSADSIWISGSASAATIQGNAGADTLELDSTFIKSTLKGGADADQINIDGSISISLVAGNKGSDTILSGAGGTLKQATVWGGNSAGDLTGDDSISLGYSTLDASTVYGGAGADTLVIGDGEANTFAYSDIKAFAGKDSLVIKGAFDETNLDAGAGNDTFYISSSGGSINSDASYTAGAGADYVSSSNIWGGTVYGDSSADDTAGGADSLMLGTLSKVAVYAAAGADSLSVSSATGASIYGGTGADTFNLVNDAAGSSYVETGAGNNQLFAAASFVSSTVIGGAGNDTLTFNAIKTATVTGGAGADSLYASGAIAGGSIEGGTGADTLWIAGAVSGSAEISASSDTKTLVSFGSTIASSTVLGGDGADSVIFQGTHSATTVLGGAGADSLQFVGNVSGASIVSGTGSDSLYFSAVTATKITSGSDSAGWVSVGGNVINGTVTGGSGNDTLNFAGYATKADIDGAAGNDSIYLAGEVVSSTVIGGAGNDTLTFGHASPVTGASIIGGDGADSVTFTLGMTQISSSTYYFGYNSGADTFTFGGNLGRSNGGIVFGYSDSYSGSTAASYNATDNKSTYTVGGTTVLTIAGQSTNVQMVSVTQGTIDTLGG, translated from the coding sequence ATGGCCTACAACTCAATTACCGGGACCGACACTGCTAACACCCTCGTTCTCGGGAGCAGCACTAGTGATTCGGTAACAGCACTAGCAGGAAACGACACCATTCTTGGTGCAGGAGGCGACGACATCGTCTCTGGCGGAGGAGGTAAAGACAGCCTTGGCCTCACTGAAAACTTCAGTGGCGGTTCTGTCCTAGGTGGCAGCGGTGCTGACAACTTTGCAGTAACTGCCTCCTTCAACAGCTCCACCATGGATGGTGAGTCTGGAAACGACACACTTTCCTTAACTGCAACTCCTTCTGCAGCAGTCCTTTATGGAGGTGCTGGTGCCGACTCTCTATATGTCGCCACTACCATTAACGAAGCCACCATTAAGGGCGGTAGCGGTTCAGTAACAAGTACCGATGGAAATGACACCATCTATATCGGTGGTACTGCTACTGCCTCAAACATCCATGGAAATGGCGGTAAAGACACCATTGAAATCAATGGACCTCTAATTACAGGAAGTGATGCAGCTGGTGGTGCTGGAGCTGACCAGATAACAGTTCTTGGATCAGTTTCTGGTTCAACAGTTACTGGCAACAAGGGCTCTGACACCCTTCACATCACTGGCAACGTTTTAGGAACTTCTGTTTACGGTGGTGGTCCTCTTGATACCACTGACGACTCTGCAGATAGCATCCTTATTACAGGTTCTGCCTCTTCAGCCTTCCTTCAAGGTAATGCTGGTTCTGACACTCTTTATGTCACCTCAAGCGTTGTTGATGATTCTTCCGTAAAAGGCGGTAAGGATGCCGACTACATAACCATTGGTGGAACACTTTCCAAATCTGATCTTTCCGGTAACAAGGGTGCTGACACTCTTGCAATTGGAGTTGTTAATAGCGGCACTGTTTACGGTGGCTCAGTTACAGAAACAACAGTTGATAGCGCTGACTCAATTTGGATAAGTGGATCTGCAAGCGCAGCTACTATCCAAGGTAACGCTGGTGCTGACACTCTCGAACTTGACTCCACATTCATCAAATCAACCCTTAAAGGTGGTGCTGACGCTGACCAAATCAATATTGATGGCTCAATCAGCATCTCACTAGTTGCAGGTAACAAGGGCTCTGACACCATTCTTTCCGGTGCTGGCGGCACACTTAAGCAGGCAACTGTTTGGGGTGGTAATTCAGCGGGTGACCTAACTGGAGATGATTCAATTTCCCTTGGTTACTCAACCCTTGATGCATCTACTGTTTATGGCGGTGCCGGTGCTGACACCTTGGTGATTGGTGATGGTGAAGCTAATACCTTCGCTTACAGCGACATCAAAGCATTCGCTGGTAAGGACTCATTGGTTATCAAAGGTGCCTTTGATGAAACGAACCTGGATGCAGGCGCAGGTAATGACACCTTCTACATCAGCTCTAGTGGTGGATCTATTAATAGCGACGCCAGCTATACCGCTGGTGCCGGTGCTGACTACGTAAGTTCCTCCAACATCTGGGGCGGTACTGTTTACGGCGATTCTTCAGCTGATGACACAGCAGGAGGTGCTGACTCCTTAATGCTTGGCACACTCAGCAAAGTTGCTGTTTACGCAGCAGCAGGTGCTGACTCCCTAAGCGTGAGTTCTGCTACAGGTGCTTCTATCTACGGCGGTACAGGTGCTGACACCTTCAACCTTGTAAATGATGCAGCTGGAAGTAGTTATGTAGAGACTGGAGCTGGTAATAACCAACTCTTCGCAGCAGCTAGCTTTGTTTCCTCAACTGTGATTGGTGGAGCAGGTAATGACACCCTGACCTTCAACGCCATTAAGACAGCCACTGTTACTGGTGGAGCAGGAGCTGACTCTCTATATGCTTCTGGTGCTATCGCAGGCGGCTCTATAGAGGGTGGAACTGGTGCTGACACCCTTTGGATCGCAGGTGCAGTTAGCGGATCAGCCGAGATTTCCGCGAGTTCTGACACCAAGACTCTTGTTTCCTTCGGAAGCACAATTGCATCCAGTACTGTCCTCGGAGGAGATGGAGCTGACTCAGTTATCTTCCAGGGAACACACTCTGCTACTACCGTTCTTGGTGGTGCCGGCGCTGACTCACTTCAATTCGTAGGAAATGTTTCTGGAGCATCAATTGTTTCTGGAACTGGGTCTGACAGCCTCTACTTCTCAGCCGTTACCGCTACCAAGATCACCAGTGGATCTGATTCAGCTGGTTGGGTATCAGTAGGTGGAAACGTTATTAACGGAACCGTCACAGGCGGCTCTGGTAACGACACCTTGAACTTCGCCGGTTACGCCACTAAGGCTGACATCGATGGAGCTGCCGGTAATGACTCCATCTATCTTGCAGGCGAGGTTGTTTCCTCAACTGTTATTGGTGGAGCCGGTAATGACACCCTTACATTTGGTCATGCAAGCCCAGTTACTGGAGCTTCAATCATCGGTGGAGACGGAGCTGACTCTGTTACATTCACCCTTGGAATGACTCAAATCAGTTCCAGTACCTACTACTTCGGTTATAACTCTGGCGCTGACACCTTCACCTTCGGAGGCAACCTTGGTAGAAGTAACGGAGGAATCGTCTTCGGCTACTCTGATAGCTACTCAGGTTCTACTGCTGCTTCTTACAACGCAACTGATAACAAGTCCACCTACACAGTTGGAGGAACAACAGTCCTTACAATTGCTGGACAGTCAACTAACGTTCAGATGGTTTCAGTCACACAAGGAACAATCGATACCCTTGGTGGCTGA